From the Manis javanica isolate MJ-LG chromosome 13, MJ_LKY, whole genome shotgun sequence genome, one window contains:
- the LOC140845875 gene encoding olfactory receptor 7D4-like, whose translation MEAGNSTEVSQFLLLGLSEDPELQPVLFGLFLSMYLVTVMGNLLIILAVGSDPHLHTPMYFFLSHLSFVDVCFTSTTVPKTLVNIQTQRKDISYEGCLTQVYFFMVFAGLDDFLLTVMAYDRYVAVCHPLHYTATMNPRLCGLLVLVCWFTVSWVSLVHILLMVRLTFCVGTEIPHFFCDLGQVLKAACSDALINDIVLYVTTALLCVFPLTGVLFSYSQIVSSIVRMASTEGRYKAFSTCGSHLSVVCLFYGTGLGVYLSTAVTHSPQKSSIASVMYTVVTPMLNPFIYSCGTGT comes from the coding sequence atggaagcaggaaacagcacagAAGTATcccagttcctcctcctgggcctctcAGAGGATCCGGAACTGCAGCCTGTCCTCTTTGGACTCTTCCTGTCCATGTACCTGGTCACCGTCatggggaacctgctcatcattCTGGCCGTTGGCTCcgacccccacctccacacccccatgtacttcttcctctcccacctgtcctttgtggacgtctgcttcacctccaccaccGTCCCGAAGACGCTGGTGAATAtccagacacagagaaaagacatctCCTACGAAGGATGCCTCACTCAGGTGTATTTCTTTATGGTATTTGCCGGGCTAGATGACTTCCTCCTGaccgtgatggcctatgaccggtaCGTGGCCGTCTGCCACCCCCTGCACTACACGGCCACCATGAATCCCCGACTCTGCGGGCTCCTGGTCCTAGTGTGTTGGTTCACCGTTTCCTGGGTCTCCCTGGTTcatattctactgatggtgcggCTGACCTTCTGTGTAGGCACTGAAATCCCGCACTTCTTCTGTGACCTGGGGCAGGTTCTCAAGGCGGCCTGCTCTGACGCCCTCATCAATGACATCGTCTTGTATGTGACCACAGCTCTGCTGTGTGTGTTTCCTCTCACTGGAGTCCTGTTCTCTTACTCTCAGATCGTCTCCTCCATAGTGAGGATGGCCTCCACTGAGGGCCGGTATAAAGCATTTTCCACCTGTGGGTCTCACCTGTCTGTGGTCTGCCTGTTCTATGGGACAGGCCTGGGGGTCTACCTCAGCACTGCTGTGACCCATTCTCCCCAGAAGAGCTCGATTGCCTCAGTGATGTACACGGTGGtcacccccatgctgaaccccttcatctacagctgCGGAACAGGGACGTGA